From a region of the Globicephala melas chromosome 19, mGloMel1.2, whole genome shotgun sequence genome:
- the ZNF444 gene encoding zinc finger protein 444 isoform X3, which produces MEAPAAQPVKQECRAAEGLTLDSPWHRFRHFHLGDAPGPREALGLLRALCRDWLRPEVHTKEQMLELLVLEQFLSALPADLQAWVCSRRPQSGEEAVALLEELWGPAMRAPRDAAEGSGVGVGKEDGGVTPSGDAAPGAEELATGDAQAARPYKQEPGSPQPAPPPPPAPGLPAFLAAPGSASCPECGKASLKPAHLLRHRQSHSGEKPHACPECGKAFRRKEHLRRHRGTHPGGPGPALRPLPAREKPHACCECGKTFYWREHLVRHRKTHSGARPFACWECGKGFGRREHVLRHQRIHGRAAGAGGAAAPGPEGGGPFPPWPLG; this is translated from the exons ATGGAGGCCCCGGCCGCCCAGCCTGTGAAGCAGGAGTGCCGGGCCGCCGAGGGCCTGACCCTGGACTCGCCGTGGCACCGCTTCCGTCACTTCCACCTGGGCGACGCCCCGGGACCCCGCGAGGCGCTGGGCCTGCTGCGCGCCTTGTGCCGGGACTGGCTGCGGCCCGAGGTGCACACCAAGGAGCAGATGCTGGAGCTACTGGTGCTGGAGCAGTTCCTGAGCGCCCTGCCCGCTGACCTCCAGGCCTGGGTGTGCAGCCGGCGGCCCCAGAGCGGGGAGGAGGCCGTGGCCCTGCTGGAGGAGCTCTGG GGACCAGCAATGAGGGCACCTCGGGATGCGGCAGAAGGCTCCGGGGTCGGCGTGGGAAAGGAAGACGGTGGGGTAACGCCCTCAG GAGACGCGGCCCCCGGGGCTGAGGAACTGGCGACGGGGGACGCCCAGGCCGCGCGCCCTTACAAGCAGGAGCCGGGCAGCCCCCAGCCAGCGCcaccgcccccaccggcgcccggCCTGCCCGCCTTCCTGGCGGCCCCGGGCTCTGCGTCCTGCCCCGAGTGCGGCAAGGCCTCGCTGAAGCCGGCGCACCTGCTGCGCCATCGGCAGAGCCACTCGGGCGAGAAGCCGCACGCCTGCCCCGAGTGCGGCAAGGCCTTCCGGCGCAAGGAGCACCTGCGGCGCCACCGCGGCACGCACCCCGGCGGCCCGGGTCCGGCCCTGCGCCCGCTGCCTGCGCGCGAGAAGCCACACGCCTGCTGCGAGTGCGGCAAGACCTTCTACTGGCGCGAGCACCTGGTGCGCCACCGCAAGACGCACTCGGGCGCGCGGCCGTTCGCTTGCTGGGAGTGCGGCAAGGGCTTCGGGCGCCGCGAGCACGTGCTGCGCCACCAGCGCATCCACGGGCGCGCGGCGGGCGCGGGCGGGGCGGCGGCGCCGGGCCCCGAAGGCGGGGGTCCCTTCCCGCCCTGGCCGCTGGGGTAG
- the ZNF444 gene encoding zinc finger protein 444 isoform X2 — protein MAAYCGVLTLRGDRSPLPTKTRCRPAGPMEAPAAQPVKQECRAAEGLTLDSPWHRFRHFHLGDAPGPREALGLLRALCRDWLRPEVHTKEQMLELLVLEQFLSALPADLQAWVCSRRPQSGEEAVALLEELWGPAMRAPRDAAEGSGVGVGKEDGGVTPSGDAAPGAEELATGDAQAARPYKQEPGSPQPAPPPPPAPGLPAFLAAPGSASCPECGKASLKPAHLLRHRQSHSGEKPHACPECGKAFRRKEHLRRHRGTHPGGPGPALRPLPAREKPHACCECGKTFYWREHLVRHRKTHSGARPFACWECGKGFGRREHVLRHQRIHGRAAGAGGAAAPGPEGGGPFPPWPLG, from the exons atggctgcttaCTGCGGTGTCCTCACACTCAGGGGAGACAGATCTCCGCTTCCTACGAAGAC GCGCTGCCGTCCCGCCGGCCCCATGGAGGCCCCGGCCGCCCAGCCTGTGAAGCAGGAGTGCCGGGCCGCCGAGGGCCTGACCCTGGACTCGCCGTGGCACCGCTTCCGTCACTTCCACCTGGGCGACGCCCCGGGACCCCGCGAGGCGCTGGGCCTGCTGCGCGCCTTGTGCCGGGACTGGCTGCGGCCCGAGGTGCACACCAAGGAGCAGATGCTGGAGCTACTGGTGCTGGAGCAGTTCCTGAGCGCCCTGCCCGCTGACCTCCAGGCCTGGGTGTGCAGCCGGCGGCCCCAGAGCGGGGAGGAGGCCGTGGCCCTGCTGGAGGAGCTCTGG GGACCAGCAATGAGGGCACCTCGGGATGCGGCAGAAGGCTCCGGGGTCGGCGTGGGAAAGGAAGACGGTGGGGTAACGCCCTCAG GAGACGCGGCCCCCGGGGCTGAGGAACTGGCGACGGGGGACGCCCAGGCCGCGCGCCCTTACAAGCAGGAGCCGGGCAGCCCCCAGCCAGCGCcaccgcccccaccggcgcccggCCTGCCCGCCTTCCTGGCGGCCCCGGGCTCTGCGTCCTGCCCCGAGTGCGGCAAGGCCTCGCTGAAGCCGGCGCACCTGCTGCGCCATCGGCAGAGCCACTCGGGCGAGAAGCCGCACGCCTGCCCCGAGTGCGGCAAGGCCTTCCGGCGCAAGGAGCACCTGCGGCGCCACCGCGGCACGCACCCCGGCGGCCCGGGTCCGGCCCTGCGCCCGCTGCCTGCGCGCGAGAAGCCACACGCCTGCTGCGAGTGCGGCAAGACCTTCTACTGGCGCGAGCACCTGGTGCGCCACCGCAAGACGCACTCGGGCGCGCGGCCGTTCGCTTGCTGGGAGTGCGGCAAGGGCTTCGGGCGCCGCGAGCACGTGCTGCGCCACCAGCGCATCCACGGGCGCGCGGCGGGCGCGGGCGGGGCGGCGGCGCCGGGCCCCGAAGGCGGGGGTCCCTTCCCGCCCTGGCCGCTGGGGTAG
- the ZNF444 gene encoding zinc finger protein 444 isoform X1 encodes MFARTHRPLAALRCILGNVVPALAEPFGDGSEWVATARANGNPLLPRCFVGDVVLGEAGGVVGGKDHWVSGSVGGRGTDEFGAKPAGAWSPGELCAHVRGGEGAWGASPGRVRRCRPAGPMEAPAAQPVKQECRAAEGLTLDSPWHRFRHFHLGDAPGPREALGLLRALCRDWLRPEVHTKEQMLELLVLEQFLSALPADLQAWVCSRRPQSGEEAVALLEELWGPAMRAPRDAAEGSGVGVGKEDGGVTPSGDAAPGAEELATGDAQAARPYKQEPGSPQPAPPPPPAPGLPAFLAAPGSASCPECGKASLKPAHLLRHRQSHSGEKPHACPECGKAFRRKEHLRRHRGTHPGGPGPALRPLPAREKPHACCECGKTFYWREHLVRHRKTHSGARPFACWECGKGFGRREHVLRHQRIHGRAAGAGGAAAPGPEGGGPFPPWPLG; translated from the exons ATGTTTGCGAGGACCCATAGGCCGCTGGCAGCCCTTCGATGCATcttgggaaatgtagttcctgCTCTGGCGGAGCCATTCGGGGACGGGAGTGAGTGGGTCGCCACGGCGAGAGCCAATGGGAATCCACTTTTGCCGCGATGCTTCGTGGGAGATGTAGTTCTGGGTGAAGCCGGCGGGGTAGTTGGGGGAAAGGACCACTGGGTTTCTGggagtgttggggggagggggacagatgAGTTTGGCGCAAAGCCTGCCGGGGCATGGAGTCCTGGTGAGCTTTGTGCGCATGTGCGAGGTGGCGAGGGGGCTTGGGGGGCCTCGCCCGGGAGAGTGAG GCGCTGCCGTCCCGCCGGCCCCATGGAGGCCCCGGCCGCCCAGCCTGTGAAGCAGGAGTGCCGGGCCGCCGAGGGCCTGACCCTGGACTCGCCGTGGCACCGCTTCCGTCACTTCCACCTGGGCGACGCCCCGGGACCCCGCGAGGCGCTGGGCCTGCTGCGCGCCTTGTGCCGGGACTGGCTGCGGCCCGAGGTGCACACCAAGGAGCAGATGCTGGAGCTACTGGTGCTGGAGCAGTTCCTGAGCGCCCTGCCCGCTGACCTCCAGGCCTGGGTGTGCAGCCGGCGGCCCCAGAGCGGGGAGGAGGCCGTGGCCCTGCTGGAGGAGCTCTGG GGACCAGCAATGAGGGCACCTCGGGATGCGGCAGAAGGCTCCGGGGTCGGCGTGGGAAAGGAAGACGGTGGGGTAACGCCCTCAG GAGACGCGGCCCCCGGGGCTGAGGAACTGGCGACGGGGGACGCCCAGGCCGCGCGCCCTTACAAGCAGGAGCCGGGCAGCCCCCAGCCAGCGCcaccgcccccaccggcgcccggCCTGCCCGCCTTCCTGGCGGCCCCGGGCTCTGCGTCCTGCCCCGAGTGCGGCAAGGCCTCGCTGAAGCCGGCGCACCTGCTGCGCCATCGGCAGAGCCACTCGGGCGAGAAGCCGCACGCCTGCCCCGAGTGCGGCAAGGCCTTCCGGCGCAAGGAGCACCTGCGGCGCCACCGCGGCACGCACCCCGGCGGCCCGGGTCCGGCCCTGCGCCCGCTGCCTGCGCGCGAGAAGCCACACGCCTGCTGCGAGTGCGGCAAGACCTTCTACTGGCGCGAGCACCTGGTGCGCCACCGCAAGACGCACTCGGGCGCGCGGCCGTTCGCTTGCTGGGAGTGCGGCAAGGGCTTCGGGCGCCGCGAGCACGTGCTGCGCCACCAGCGCATCCACGGGCGCGCGGCGGGCGCGGGCGGGGCGGCGGCGCCGGGCCCCGAAGGCGGGGGTCCCTTCCCGCCCTGGCCGCTGGGGTAG